The following proteins come from a genomic window of Athalia rosae chromosome 1, iyAthRosa1.1, whole genome shotgun sequence:
- the LOC125500732 gene encoding uncharacterized protein LOC125500732, giving the protein MQMLEEIYYDPAHPAGYVGARNLERAARGEKTRTMIKKWLAAQDTYTLHKSVRRNFERARYEVFNIDEVWEADLADLSSIRRKNNGHRYLLVFIDVLSKYAWVVPLKCRTANFVAGRLQHVLTTTPRRLVLLQTDKGEEFVGQTLRKLLSDNGIRYRTTFNPEIKAVIVERFNWTLKKRLWRYFTHKNSQRYVDVSPLIFQAYNETRHSSIGMSPAEVTLENAAEARAYMQKRYPARRIGRPQFRENDIVRISKTEGTFQKGYEAN; this is encoded by the coding sequence ATGCAAATGCTCGAAGAGATCTATTACGACCCAGCACACCCTGCGGGCTACGTGGGTGCACGAAATCTGGAACGGGCGGCTCGCGGCGAAAAGACTCGAACGATGATAAAGAAATGGCTGGCTGCACAGGATACGTACACTTTGCACAAATCCGTgcgaagaaactttgaaagaGCAAGATACGAGGTTTTCAACATCGACGAAGTGTGGGAGGCTGATCTGGCCGATTTGAGCtcgataagaagaaaaaataacggacaTCGCTATTTGCTGGTGTTCATCGACGTTTTGAGCAAATACGCCTGGGTTGTACCCCTGAAGTGTAGAACAGCCAATTTCGTAGCAGGAAGATTACAACACGTGCTAACCACAACCCCGCGTAGACTTGTTTTACTGCAGACCGACAAGGGTGAGGAGTTTGTCGGACAAACATTACGAAAGCTTCTTTCGGACAACGGCATACGATATCGTACTACCTTCAATCCCGAAATTAAAGCGGTCATCGTCGAACGCTTCAACTGGACACTCAAGAAGCGACTCTGGCGTTATTTTACGCATAAAAATAGTCAGCGCTACGTGGACGTTTCACCACTCATCTTTCAAGCGTACAACGAGACACGTCACTCGAGTATCGGTATGTCCCCTGCTGAGGTGACGCTAGAGAACGCTGCAGAAGCGCGGGCTTACATGCAGAAGCGGTATCCAGCACGTCGTATCGGCAGACCCCAATTTCGCGAAAACGACATCGTGCGGATCAGCAAAACCGAAGGAACTTTTCAGAAAGGCTACGAGGCAAACTGA